One region of Oryza sativa Japonica Group chromosome 5, ASM3414082v1 genomic DNA includes:
- the LOC107276788 gene encoding type I inositol polyphosphate 5-phosphatase 8: MRKGNARFPKSSSWPRTKTVVKKWLNLKNEEFHSDCINESFAQGRQERRKSCSDKDGSLLTGRDLSGGWLVESSENLRPPARYGSHPSSSSCQPPKELRMFVGTWNVGGRAPDQGLDISSWLLDQQPASSPAHIYVLGFQEIVPLNAGNVLGAEDKGPTYKWLDLIRRALNPSSSERSHSFPSNYPYATEASPERPKNDRVSFSDLLAMEDRLSMVSELDDDSEPSTSNPESSSEEETTDVATRYLRSAGQGYRLAASKQMVGIFLCVWVLADLMPCITSLRVSCVGRGIMGYMGNKGSISISLTVQGSTTMCFVCTHLASGEKDGDEVRRNSDVVEILKRTRFTRRRRLSAPAAAVPSPETILEHDKIIWLGDLNYRLTGSGSGDTQELLDKNDWQALLQKDQLRVEQRAGRVFGGWEEGQISFPPTYKYLADSDTYAAAAAFTSSASKKRTPAWCDRILWRGSGMEQVRYARGESRFSDHRPVNSLFSVQLAAGGNNAKSDHLHLLLLRPRAAGPEAAAGIGLRSSRF; this comes from the exons ATGAGGAAAGGCAATGCAAGATTCCCAAAG TCATCGTCATGGCCGAGGACGAAAACGGTGGTGAAGAAATGGCTCAACCTGAAGAATGAGGAGTTTCATTCAGACTGCATCA ACGAGAGCTTTGCGCAAGGGAGgcaagagaggaggaagagctgCTCGGACAAAGATGGCAGCCTTCTGACGGGAAGAGATTTGTCAG GTGGTTGGCTGGTGGAGAGCTCTGAAAATCTGAGACCTCCTGCCCGGTATGGCTCACACCCATCAAGTTCTTCGTGTCAACCTCCCAAGGAGCTTAG GATGTTCGTGGGGACGTGGAACGTGGGAGGAAGAGCACCGGATCAAGGGCTGGACATCTCAAGCTGGCTCCTGGACCAGCAACCTGCATCCTCCCCTGCTCACATCTATGTTCTTGG GTTCCAGGAAATAGTGCCGTTGAATGCGGGAAATGTCCTTGGGGCTGAGGATAAGGGGCCCACATACAAGTGGCTCGATCTCATTCGCCGAGCTCTAAACCCTTCCTCCTCTGAAAGAAGCCATAGTTTTCCTAGCAATTACCCATATGCCACTGAAGCAAGTCCTGAGCGACCCAAAAACGATAGGGTCAGCTTCTCGGACTTGCTAGCGATGGAGGACAGACTCAgcatggtatcagagctagaCGACGACAGCGAGCCGTCGACCTCGAACCCAGAATCGAGCAGCGAGGAGGAAACGACGGATGTCGCGACGCGATACCTGAGGTCGGCGGGGCAAGGGTACCGGCTAGCTGCCAGCAAGCAGATGGTGGGGATCTTCCTCTGCGTGTGGGTCCTGGCTGACCTGATGCCATGTATCACAAGTCTCAGGGTGTCTTGTGTTGGCAGGGGCATCATGGGTTACATGGGTAATAAG GGGTCGATATCGATAAGCCTGACGGTGCAAGGGAGCACGACGATGTGCTTCGTGTGCACGCACCTGGCGTCCGGCGAGAAGGACGGCGACGAGGTGCGTAGGAACAGCGACGTCGTCGAGATCCTCAAGAGGACGCGCTtcacgcggcggcgccggctgtccgcgccggcggcggcggtgccgtcgCCGGAGACCATCTTGGAGCATGA CAAGATCATATGGCTCGGTGATCTGAATTACCGGCTgacgggcagcggcagcggcgacacgCAGGAGCTGCTCGACAAGAACGACTGGCAAGCATTGCTGCAGAAGGATCAG TTGCGAGTGGAGCAGAGAGCCGGGCGGGTGTTCGGGGGATGGGAGGAAGGGCAGATAAGCTTCCCGCCGACGTACAAATACCTCGCCGACTCCGAcacctacgccgccgccgccgccttcacctcCTCCGCCAGCAAGAAGCGCACCCCGGCATG GTGTGACCGCATCCTGTGGCGCGGTTCGGGGATGGAGCAGGTGCGGTACGCGCGCGGGGAGTCGCGGTTCTCCGACCACCGCCCCGTCAACTCCCTCTTCTCCGtgcagctcgccgccggcggtaaCAACGCCAAGTCcgaccacctccacctcctgctCCTCCGCCCACGGGCCGCCGGACCTGAAGCAGCAGCTGGCATCGGCCTCCGCTCATCCAGATTCTGA